A window of Coregonus clupeaformis isolate EN_2021a chromosome 28, ASM2061545v1, whole genome shotgun sequence contains these coding sequences:
- the LOC121543804 gene encoding meprin A subunit beta-like: MSFNDVLKLNTLYNCTSVVTFLETCSFEDNQECGMTLCASGSASWERVGSVQEGPTSDHTKLGPLRDTDPVSVDNSTTFQNETAPTSATNMSTTERDGGFFMHYSTATGKEGDRATMESVRKTPRRQFQCLQFFYYYSGGDQDLLNIWIREYDDDDNPKGTPRLMGQITGDDVI; the protein is encoded by the exons ATGAGCTTCAATGACGTCTTAAAACTAAACACGCTGTATAACTGCA CATCTGTGGTCACATTCCTAGAGACATGCAGCTTTGAGGACAACCAGGAGTGTGGTATGACCCTCTGTGCCAGTGGCAGTGCCAGCTGGGAGAGAGTGGGCAGTGTCCAAGAGGGGCCAACCTCAGACCACACCAAGCTGGGTCCTTTAAGGG ATACTGATCCAGTGTCTGTGGATAACAGTACCACGTTTCAAAATG AGACTGCCCCTACTTCTGCTACTAACATGTCAACCACTGAGAGGG ATGGTGGCTTCTTCATGCACTACAGTACAGCTACTGGTAAAGAGGGAGACAGGGCCACAATGGAGAGCGTGAGGAAGACACCACGGAGGCAGTTTCAATGCCTGCAGTTCTTTTACTACTACAGTGGGGGCGACCAGGACCTACTCAACATCTGGATCAGAGAGTATGATGATGACGACAACCCCAAAGGAACTCCCCGACTCATGGGCCAGATAACAGGTGATGATGTCATCTAG